In one Cyclopterus lumpus isolate fCycLum1 chromosome 22, fCycLum1.pri, whole genome shotgun sequence genomic region, the following are encoded:
- the ivd gene encoding isovaleryl-CoA dehydrogenase, mitochondrial yields the protein MFAVRNTLRLGCRLSAVSRRGCAGASIPVDDVVNGLTDDQIQLRQTVRKFCAEKLAPCADEIDKTNEFPGMRDFWKDMGEMGFLGMTAPEEYGGTGLGYLDHVIVMEEMSRVSAAIALSYGAHSNLCVNQMVRHGNEKQKEKYLPKLMTGEHVGALAMSENNAGSDVVSMKLKAKKQGDYYVLNGNKFWITNGPDADVLIVYAKTDPKAHQKGITAFIIEKGMPGFSTAQKLDKLGMRGSNTCELIFEDCKVPEENILGPLNKGVYVMMSGLDLERLVLSAGPVGIMQAVLDNAVPYLHIREAFGQKIGHFQLMQGKMADMYTRLSSCRQYMYNVARACDKGHYSAMDCAGVILFCAENATQVALDGIQCLGGNGYINDYPMGRFLRDAKLYEIGAGTSEVRRLIIGRAFNDMYK from the exons ATGTTTGCCGTCAGAAACACGCTCCGCCTCGGCTGCAGGTTGTCAGCGGTGTCGAGGAGAGGATGCGCCGGAGCGTCCATCCCGGTGGACGACGTGGTGAACGGGCTCACGGACGACCAGATACAG CTACGTCAGACGGTTCGTAAATTCTGTGCAGAAAAGCTTGCGCCTTGTGCTGATGAGATTGACAAGACAAATGAATTTCCAGGAATGCGG GATTTCTGGAAAGACATGGGTGAGATGGGATTCCTTGGGATGACTGCTCCAG AGGAGTATGGGGGGACAGGATTGGGCTACCTCGATCATGTCATTGTAATGGAGGAAATGTCACGAGTGTCGGCAGCCATTGCTCTGAGTTACGGCGCCCACTCTAACCTCTGTGTCAACCAGATGGTACGCCACGGCAAcgagaagcagaaggagaagtACCTGCCAAAG CTAATGACAGGAGAGCACGTCGGAGCCCTGGCCATGAGCGAGAACAATGCCGGCTCTGATGTCGTATCCATGAAACTCAAAGCCAAGAAGCAAG gCGACTACTATGTTCTGAATGGCAACAAGTTCTGGATCACAAATGGGCCGGATGCCGATGTCCTTATTGTTTATGCAAAGACGGATCCAAAGGCCCATCAAAAAGGCATCACTGCTTTCATAATTGAAAAG GGAATGCCTGGATTCTCTACAGCACAGAAGCTTGATAAACTTGGTATGAGGGGCTCAAACACCTGCGAGCTGATCTTTGAAGACTGCAAAGTCCCAG aggagaacattcttgGTCCGTTGAACAAAGGTGTTTATGTGATGATGAGCGGCTTAGATCTGGAGAGGCTGGTGCTTTCAGCAGGACCTGTAGG CATCATGCAGGCAGTTTTGGACAACGCGGTTCCCTACCTGCACATCAGAGAAGCTTTCGGACAGAAGATCGGACACTTTCAG CTCATGCAAGGCAAGATGGCTGACATGTACACCAGGCTGAGCTCCTGTCGGCAGTATATGTACAATGTCGCCCGCGCTTGTGACAAAGGACACTACAGTGCAATG GACTGCGCTGGAGTGATCCTCTTTTGTGCGGAGAACGCCACCCAGGTTGCTTTGGATGGCATTCAGTGTTTGG GTGGGAACGGCTACATCAACGACTACCCCATGGGGCGATTCTTGCGGGACGCAAAGCTGTATGAAATCGGCGCCGGCACAAGTGAAGTCCGCCGGCTCATTATTGGACGCGCCTTCAATGACATGTACAAATAA